A genomic region of Mesorhizobium sp. NZP2077 contains the following coding sequences:
- a CDS encoding DUF4189 domain-containing protein — MRFRALAVLGLTLLWSGQVVSADLVAPSEPQQEEKGIWAAIAYSQADSKYGFFWGADKRQEAKDIAQKYCENAGGKACNVVAVFRNHRHWNDDDETGFPYKHCGALALADKVENRFTPWGVNSAETRREAEDLALQACQASGEKCKVREWVCT, encoded by the coding sequence ATGAGATTCCGGGCTTTGGCAGTTTTGGGCTTGACCTTGTTGTGGAGCGGACAAGTCGTCTCGGCCGACCTGGTGGCGCCGTCGGAGCCGCAGCAGGAGGAAAAGGGTATCTGGGCGGCGATCGCCTATTCGCAGGCCGACAGCAAATACGGCTTCTTCTGGGGCGCCGACAAGCGGCAGGAGGCGAAGGACATCGCGCAGAAATATTGCGAGAACGCCGGTGGAAAGGCCTGCAACGTCGTCGCCGTCTTCCGCAACCATCGCCATTGGAACGATGACGACGAGACCGGCTTTCCCTACAAGCACTGCGGTGCGCTCGCCCTGGCCGACAAGGTCGAGAACCGTTTCACGCCCTGGGGCGTGAACTCGGCCGAGACCCGCCGGGAAGCCGAAGACCTCGCCTTGCAGGCCTGCCAGGCATCGGGAGAGAAATGCAAGGTCCGCGAGTGGGTCTGCACATGA
- a CDS encoding invasion associated locus B family protein has translation MKRAFKAACACGAIAFSLMSPAAAQQQVAAVPDGPSSLREVYQDWSVACSVQDNARVCSLSQDQVQKNGQRLLAVEIQRRADGSTVATLLLPFGILLDSGVTLQIDDQPPSSPQRFRTCLPTGCIAVFSIDRSVLGKLRGGEVLKLNVTTDAETPLTFPVSLHGLTAALDRMVALSAR, from the coding sequence ATGAAGCGTGCCTTCAAGGCGGCCTGCGCCTGCGGGGCAATCGCATTCTCGTTGATGTCGCCGGCAGCGGCGCAGCAACAGGTGGCGGCTGTTCCGGATGGCCCGTCGTCGCTGCGCGAAGTCTACCAGGACTGGAGCGTGGCTTGCTCCGTCCAGGACAATGCGAGGGTCTGCTCGCTTTCGCAGGACCAGGTCCAGAAGAACGGTCAAAGGCTGCTTGCCGTCGAGATACAGAGACGCGCGGACGGGTCGACGGTGGCTACCTTGCTTCTGCCCTTCGGCATCTTGCTTGATTCCGGCGTGACGCTCCAGATCGACGATCAGCCGCCCTCGTCCCCGCAGCGCTTCAGGACCTGCTTGCCAACGGGTTGCATCGCGGTGTTTTCCATTGACCGGTCGGTGCTTGGAAAGCTGAGGGGAGGCGAGGTGCTGAAGCTCAATGTCACGACAGACGCAGAGACGCCGCTGACATTCCCGGTGTCGCTGCACGGCCTGACCGCGGCGCTCGACCGCATGGTCGCGTTGAGCGCACGATGA
- a CDS encoding GntR family transcriptional regulator: MGGDRDLSAKRGLIRSGTTVDQMVRAIGDRIVTGVLRPGEKLDEVSLAARFEVSRTPVREALGQLSAMGLVERRPNRGAIVAVVTQEHLTSMFESMAELEGICARFCAERMTGSERRALETEHQASARLVRLGAEEDYEYFNTEFHSRLYRGAHSTHIQELTATTRSRLAPFRRAQFRLAGRLAKSWQEHDAIVTAILRGDAAAAGKAAKDHVSIVSEASAAFIVGDQSRAEPRHP, translated from the coding sequence ATGGGAGGCGATCGAGATTTGTCGGCAAAGCGCGGGTTGATCCGGTCGGGCACGACCGTCGATCAGATGGTGCGGGCGATCGGCGACCGCATCGTCACCGGCGTACTGCGTCCGGGCGAAAAACTGGATGAGGTCTCGCTTGCCGCCCGCTTCGAGGTTTCACGCACGCCGGTGCGCGAGGCGCTCGGCCAGCTCAGCGCCATGGGTCTCGTCGAGCGGCGGCCCAACAGGGGCGCCATTGTCGCCGTCGTCACGCAGGAGCATCTCACCTCGATGTTCGAAAGCATGGCTGAGCTGGAAGGCATATGCGCGCGCTTCTGCGCCGAGCGCATGACCGGCAGCGAACGCCGCGCGCTCGAGACCGAGCACCAGGCCTCGGCGCGGCTGGTGCGGCTGGGCGCCGAGGAAGACTATGAATATTTCAACACCGAGTTCCACAGCCGGCTCTATCGCGGCGCCCACAGCACGCACATCCAGGAGCTGACCGCGACGACGCGCAGTCGCCTCGCCCCCTTTCGCCGCGCCCAGTTCAGGCTGGCCGGTCGGTTGGCCAAATCCTGGCAGGAGCATGACGCCATTGTCACCGCGATCCTGCGCGGCGATGCCGCTGCCGCTGGCAAGGCGGCCAAGGATCACGTGTCAATCGTCAGCGAAGCCAGCGCGGCGTTTATCGTTGGCGACCAATCGAGAGCCGAGCCGCGACATCCGTGA